A DNA window from Centroberyx gerrardi isolate f3 chromosome 3, fCenGer3.hap1.cur.20231027, whole genome shotgun sequence contains the following coding sequences:
- the LOC139930562 gene encoding spastin-like gives MSSSGGRGRGRRRPGSGAPPDRADKLGPLSVSYPLLAVLSLLRALLGWLWARAMAAARPGHRAEDRGGDKEAEEASPDRGEWIRNHHRQAFQFISAALRIDEEDQGHKEQAVEWYKQGIAELERGIAIEIPGNGEKYERDKRLQAKMTTNLIMAKDRLELLAKVLSGSRTQRDIYTDSTNPAHHAAHLRSVSGAVSKKRDSTTPSSRPKHGPKTSSSSSSSSSSSSSSSSSSSVSGGQAGHQRSPNLSRPTNSTTHRPPAQNSSKGKGSRQNGKPSTPTSTPLKKKEMKNLKNVDSKLANLILNEIVDSGSSVRFEDVAGQDLAKQALQEIVILPALRPELFTGLRAPARGLLLFGPPGNGKTMLAKAVAMESNATFFNISAASLTSKYVGEGEKLVRALFSVARELQPSIIFIDEVDSLLCERREGEHDASRRLKTEFLIEFDGVQSGGEDRVLVMGATNRPQELDEAVLRRFAKRVYVALPTEETRFKLLKNLLGKHGNPLTQRELSQLARMTEGYSGSDLTSLAKDASLGPIRELRPDQVRNMAASEVRNIRFSDFVESLKKIKRSVGPQTLELYVRWNRDYGDTTAV, from the exons ATGAGCTCCAGCggggggagaggcagaggcaggcGGCGGCCGGGCTCCGGGGCTCCGCCGGACCGAGCCGATAAGCTGGGGCCGCTGTCCGTGTCTTACCCGCTGCTGGCCGTGCTGTCGCTGCTCCGCGCGCTGCTCGGCTGGCTGTGGGCCCGGGCCATGGCCGCCGCCAGACCCGGACACCGAGCCGAGGACCGAGGCGGCGAcaaggaggcggaggaggcgaGTCCGGACCGCGGAGAGTGGATCCGGAACCACCACAGACAAGCCTTCCAGTTCATTTCAGCGGCGCTCCGGATCGACGAGGAAGACCAAG GCCACAAGGAGCAGGCGGTGGAGTGGTACAAACAAGGGATCGCCGAGCTGGAGAGGGGCATCGCCATCGAGATACCAGGAAACG GAGAGAAATATGAGCGCGATAAACGGCTGCAAGCCAAGATGACGACCAACCTGATCATGGCTAAAGACCGTCTGGAGTTGTTAG CCAAGGTGCTTTCAGGTTCCAGGACTCAGAGAGACATTTATACTGACAGCACTAACCCCGCCCACCATGCCGCCCACCTGCGCTCAG TGAGTGGTGCTGTATCCAAAAAGAGAGACTCCACGACTCCCTCCAGCCGACCAAAGCATGGCCCAAagacctcttcctcctcctcctcctcttcctcttcctcctcttcttcctcctcctcttcctcagtgtcGGGGGGGCAGGCAGGGCACCAGCGCTCCCCGAACCTCAGCAGACCgacaaacagcaccacacaccGCCCCCCCGCCCAGAACAGCAGTAAG GGCAAAGGCAGCCGGCAGAACGGTAAACCCAGTACCCCGACGTCGACACCACTGAAGAAGAAGGAAATGAAGAACCTGAAGAACGTGGACAGCAAGCTGGCCAACCTCATCCTCAACGAGATCGTCGACAG tgggTCGTCGGTTCGATTCGAGGACGTTGCTGGTCAGGATTTAGCGAAGCAGGCGCTGCAGGAGATCGTGATCCTTCCTGCACTGAGACCTGAG TTGTTTACAGGACTGCGCGCTCCAGCCAGAGGGCTTCTTCTCTTCGGCCCGCCCGGCAACGGAAAGACCATGCTG GCAAAAGCTGTGGCCATGGAGTCCAACGCTACCTTCTTCAACATCAGCGCTGCCAGTTTAACCTCCAAATAC GTGGGTGAAGGGGAGAAACTGGTTCGAGCTTTGTTTTCTGTGGCCAGAGAGCTGCAGCCCTCCATTATCTTCATAG ATGAAGTGGACAGTCTGCTGTGTGAGCGGAGGGAAGGCGAACACGACGCCAGCCGCCGCCTGAAGACCGAGTTCCTGATCGAGTTTGACGGG gttcaGTCCGGAGGTGAGGACAGGGTTTTGGTGATGGGGGCGACCAACAGGCCTCAGGAGCTGGACGAAGCTGTTCTCAG gcgGTTTGCTAAGCGTGTCTATGTGGCTCTACCAACTGAGGAG ACTCGCTTCAAGCTGCTGAAGAACCTGTTGGGGAAACATGGAAACCCTTTAACTCAGAGAGAACTGAGCCAGTTGGCCAG AATGACGGAGGGTTACTCCGGCAGCGACCTGACCTCATTGGCTAAAGACGCCTCCctgggtccaatcagag
- the dpy30 gene encoding protein dpy-30 homolog: MADDHTDADQSMEGHTAVENPHAEYGLTENIQRIVENEKGAEKAKQKVDLQVLPTRAYLDQTVVPILLQGLSVLAKERPPNPIEYLAAFLLKNKGQFEERN; this comes from the exons ATGGCGGATG ATCACACAGATGCAGATCAGTCCATGGAGGGACACACTGCA GTGGAAAACCCTCATGCTGAGTACGGCCTGACAGAGAACatccag AGAATAGTGGAGAACGAGAAAGGAGCGGAGAAAGCAAAGCAGAAAGTCGACCTGCAGGTTCTGCCGACTCGGGCGTATCTGGACCAGACGGTGGTGCCGATCCTGCTGCAGGGCCTGTCCGTCCTCGCCAAGGAGAG ACCTCCGAACCCGATCGAGTACCTGGCAGCGTTCCTCCTGAAGAACAAAGGCCAGTTTGAAGAGCGGAACTAG